From Rutidosis leptorrhynchoides isolate AG116_Rl617_1_P2 chromosome 3, CSIRO_AGI_Rlap_v1, whole genome shotgun sequence, a single genomic window includes:
- the LOC139900860 gene encoding uncharacterized protein, whose product MVGDGLVVRNRINNRSLGGSMVLGFDGGCGLKVQEVCEIYGDPSHFAYGCRNGIPPVNQHIVEEQVNEVQGRRFDPYSNTYNSGWRNHPNFSWSNNNAVNANQGNQLRLQNNFQNQGNFQNQGNYQRNYQNPYLNNRNQNQNNYQNQGQNQNQNQNSTSTNQPSSSNAKMDAFISEMRKMIEVQNKSIGALAKEIGNLAESKGNREPGTIPSYTVLNPNHKDQGKGHSVNMVGTLRSGKKYDNKVSEKEVVQPESSKSPIVLDKEEVSEVDDQGKRVKNKDPIVIEIGKSETESKSVPFPKALESPNQFPYGKKGPQPEDMWETFKQVKINLPLLDAIRQVPSYAKFLKDLCTQKRKQRATLPKKVELTEHLSAVVSGTLSPKFKDPGTPLIAVTVGNVNVKKALLDLGASINILPFCLVDRFELGLMKRTDIIVQLAD is encoded by the exons ATGGTGGGTGATGGTTTAGTTGTACGAAACAGAATCAATAACAGAAGTTTAGGGGGATCGATGGTGTTGGGTTTTGATGGTGGTTGTGGGCTCAAG gtTCAGGAAGTATGTGAGATTTATGGAGATCCTTCTCACTTTGCATACGGATGTAGAAATGGGATTCCACCGGTAAATCAGCACATAGTGGAAGAACAAGTTAACGAGGTTCAGGGACGGAGATTTGATCCATACTCCAACACGTATAATTCGGGTTGGAGAAATCATCCTAATTTCAGTTGGAGCAATAACAACGCTGTGAATGCTAACCAAGGGAACCAACTTCGACTACAAAACAACTTTCAAAACCAGGGTAACTTTCAGAACCAAGGCAACTACCAAAGAAACTATCAAAATCCTTATCTCAACAaccgaaaccaaaaccaaaacaattaTCAAAACCAaggccaaaaccaaaaccaaaatcaaaacaGTACTTCAACTAATCAACCATCTAGCTCGAATGCTAAGATGGATGCGTTCATCTCTGAAATGCGAAAAATGATAGAAGTACAAAATAAGTCGATTGGTGCATTGGCTAAGGAGATCGGTAATCTAGCGGAAAGTAAGGGAAATAGGGAACCAGGTACAATTCCAAGCTACACGGTTCTAAATCCAAATCATAAGGATCAAGGAAAAGGGCATAGTGTTAACATGGTAGGTACTTTGAGAAGCGGAAAGAAGTATGACAATAAGGTTAGTGAAAAAGAGGTAGTGCAACCAGAGTCAAGTAAGTCTCCTATTGTTCTTGATAAGGAAGAGGTAAGTGAAGTTGATGACCAGGGAAAAAGGGTGAAAAATAAGGACCCAATTGTTATTGAGATCGGGAAATCGGAGACGGAATCAAAATCCGTCCCATTTCCCAAGGCCTTAGAGTCCCCaaaccaattcccttatgggaaaaagggaccaCAACCAGAGGACATGTGGGAAACGTTTAAACAGGTTAAGATAAATTTACCCCTCCTCGATGCTATTAGGCAAGTCCCGTCTTATGCTAAATTTTTAAAGGACCTTTGCACTCAAAAGAGGAAGCAAAGGGCGACTTTACCCAAAAAGGTGGAGCTAACCGAGCACCTAAGTGCGGTTGTTTCGGGTACACTTTcacctaagtttaaggacccaGGAACCCCATTGATAGCTGTGACTGTAGGAAATGTGAATGTGAAAAAGGCGTTATTGGACCTAGGAGCTAGCATAAATATTTTACCTTTTTGTCTAGTTGACCGATTTGAATTGGGATTAATGAAAAGAACCGACATAATTGTTCAACTAGCGGACTAG